In Molothrus aeneus isolate 106 chromosome 3, BPBGC_Maene_1.0, whole genome shotgun sequence, a single genomic region encodes these proteins:
- the FAM167A gene encoding protein FAM167A, with the protein MAVPQIQIEEALDSMDAGSGGVPPPDDHLRTLKALTEKLRLETRRPSYLEWKAKLEEQAWKSPQAEGDREDEATKAKKSPGETVPMRKVQLHLNGSPAQDKGTVTSGRIGGFESIDEALTWLRKELAEMRLQDQQLARQLMRLRSDINKLKIEQTCHLHQRMLNDATFELEERDELADLFCDFPLVSSFSLSTPLKLIGVTKMNINSRRFSLC; encoded by the exons ATGGCTGTGCCCCAAATCCAAATAGAAGAGGCTCTGGACAGCATGGAtgctggctctgggggggtTCCTCCTCCAGATGATCACCTGAGAACCCTCAAGGCATTGACAGAGAAGCTGAGACTGGAGACCAGGCGCCCTTCCTACTTGGAATGGAAGGCAAAGCTGGAGGAGCAGGCTTGGAAGAGCCCCCAGGCCGAGGGAGACAGGGAGGACGAGGCCACCAAGGCCAAAAAGAGCCCAGGGGAGACTGTGCCCATGAGGAAGGTGCAGCTGCACCTCAATGggagccctgcccaggacaaGGGGACTGTCACCTCGGGGAGGATAGGTGGCTTTGAGAGCATCGACGAAGCTCTGACGTGGCTCAGGAAGGAGCTG GCAGAAATGCGCCTGCAGGACCAGCAGCTGGCCAGGCAGCTGATGCGGCTGCGCAGCGACATCAACAAGCTGAAGATTGAGCAGACGTGCCACCTGCACCAGCGCATGCTCAACGATGCCACCTTcgagctggaggagagggatGAGCTCGCCGACCTCTTCTGTGACTTCCCCCTCgtcagctccttcagcctctcCACGCCCCTCAAGCTCATCGGGGTCACCAAGATGAACATCAACTCCCGCCGATTCTCGCTGTGCTGA